From the Cryptomeria japonica chromosome 2, Sugi_1.0, whole genome shotgun sequence genome, one window contains:
- the LOC131032580 gene encoding early nodulin-like protein 19, whose amino-acid sequence MGCSVEQHVVGDDRGWDPASDFKGWASRKIFHVGDSLWFAYASSQQSVLELKSREEFENCDVSNPIKLYDGGLDVVPLIEMVSDGLDNVAKDLGLDLLSDGMEHYIAASASDDSMEEGAIKEVIVEGPTSSRRQLSDCPPSILINLTLSICGTIITMLIYAML is encoded by the exons ATGGGGTGTTCAGTAGAACAACATGTGGTGGGGGACGACAGAGGATGGGATCCTGCCTCAGATTTCAAAGGATGGGCTTCCCGCAAGATCTTCCATGTTGGAGATAGTCTCT GGTTTGCTTATGCTTCCTCTCAACAAAGCGTATTGGAGCTGAAGAGTCGAGAAGAGTTTGAGAATTGTGATGTGAGCAATCCAATCAAGCTATATGATGGAGGGCTTGATGTAGTCCCACTCATTGAAATGG TTTCAGATGGGCTTGACAATGTGGCCAAAGATTTGGGTTTAGATTTATTATCAGATGGAATGGAGCATTATATTGCTGCTTCTGCTAGTGATGATTCGATGGAGGAGGGGGCAATAAAGGAGGTAATTGTTGAAGGGCCCACATCATCACGAAGGCAATTATCTGATTGCCCTCCATCAATTCTcataaacctcacactctccatttGTGGCACTATTATCACCATGCTTATCTACGCCATGCTTTAG